The following nucleotide sequence is from Corylus avellana chromosome ca7, CavTom2PMs-1.0.
TATTATAGACAACTTAGcaatttttctctatttgccctcggaagagtatttggaaagttAAGGCTCCAccgagagtggctttctttgtgtggatgCGCGGCTCTATGGAAAATATTAACATTAGATAATTTACGTAAGAGGAATATTATGGTGATtaagtggtgttgtatgtgtaagcaTTGTGGAGAGTCAATCAACCATTTATTCCTGCATTGTGCGGTTGCAACACATACGGAGTGCACTTCTTCAGCTTTTTGGTGTCGATTGGGCTATGCCTCGTAGGGTGAGCGAGTATTTGGAAAGTTGGAGGGGACCGCTGGGCAAATGTCTTACATTGCACATATGGTGGATGGTTCCATTgtgatgtggtgtatttggTGAGAGCGGAATGCTTGAAGTTTTGATGACCGTGAGAATGGCTTGCTCGATTTGAAGAAGTTGGTGTTACAAACATTGTATTCCTGGAGAGTAGCATGGCATACTTCGAATGTTTCTACTCTGAATTTCTAGACTTCTGTTCTTCTTTCTCTATGGATTAAGagttctcttatatactttatgtgtacatgggttgcgcccttATGCACGTTGtttgaatatacattatttattaaaaaaaaaaaaaaaaaaaaacagttttgcAGGGTGAATGTTAAGATTAAGCGATGTGTAATAGCAGTTCTGGATTTGATGGCAATGCCAATGTTCATTCAATTCAATCTAaaggaggaaagaaaaaaaagcatgaTGCTGCTGCATTTTGAAGTGGTTTACATTGATCCTGCGAAAGAGAATACCTTTTAATATCACTTACATTCTGGTCAAGGATTAGGTCTGCAAAATTATTGAATGTTTTGGGCCATTTACAATTCTTGGTTTTCCCATAATATTACTAGTTAGTAATCTTACCATGTCTCAGTGAATGTTAGTACAAGTTGGCTTTATGATTGTTCAGAAAATATGACGAGGTAGATAAATGTAAAAAACTAGACgattgagaaaaaaatacatgtatGCATGAGTTGAAAGATAAGAAGAAGCAACTTCCTTCCTATGTAatgaaaataaatgtttttaagAAGGAATGACCTAGTTCAAGTTGAAAATGATAAAAGGACTCGAGGCCAAAATGACTTGGAACCTCACCATGAAAAAGAgactatcctattattttaaAGAAAGCGAACCTCTAGATTTACATGGCATAGAGAATACAAATTGCCATTCCTGATGATTATTTGTCAAGTTCTTGTTCCACCAACCTTTCTCTTTATATGCTAATAAACCTATTCTGCACTATTCTAAGTTGAATCAACCAAAGATCACGTAAAGGTAGTAAAATATGACATAGAAAAGCatgcaaaatttattttctcacaACTATGTCAATAGTGAAAGTAGAAATCCCATGCTAATGAAAAAGGCTATAAACAGAAGGCAAACACATAAGCCAAATTTTCATGCCCATGAGATCAGTCAAGGAATCAACAAACCTGTCTTCTGGGCTCAAATCGTATGGTCAATGTATGTACAAGGAATGGGTCTAATGGTGGATCATCTGGCTTCACTGGGCGGAACGATGAAAATGGTACTCTCACCTGCCAATTACACATAGGGAAAGATATGGAAACTATGTCCTGATCCTAAAtgctaataaaagaaaaaattggaagaCAGCTTGGTgacacaaaaagaaacaaagtttAGTGAGTAAAACAAAAGAGTTCCTTACCCTACAAAATCCTGCTTTCGTACTAAATCTTGCAAAATACAATTTGCTTTGAGTTGTGTCTGCTGAAGGACCAGCTtcaagaattaaaatataagatcTTCCATTTCCACCGACAGAGAGAACAAGGCCCTCATACCTAAACATGAAAATAGTGATTGTGGGAGCATGAAAAGCCTTTACAGTTGAGGTATCGATTAGTCAATAATTAATCTATAAATAGCCACCAGTCAGAGCAAGCTTCGATTGATATTGAGAGTATCACAAACCTGTCAAGAGTGCGGCCCAAAGGAAGTGCAAGCTTTTTTGACAGTTCAACATAACCTCCTCTGGTGAAAACATATCCTACAGAAGTAAACAACATTAAAGACCACCATACCCTTTGTAGCACTTGCAGATCTGGTAGAAATTTGAGAAGAGCAACCAAGAGCCTTTCTCAGCTCTAATTGCCCCAAACTGAACATATGTCATGGTTCACCTAACATCCACAATTTTTACCTGAGAAGACAGCCTCTCCAGTCTCAGTATACTCAAATTTAGCATCCATTCCTCCATCATACTTAGCAGCAACTACATCCTGGAAGTACGTTCCCTGACGAACTTCCCACCCACTCAATGCATCTGCAGATTTAAACTTTGCAAGCAGAAGCTTGCTTTTGCTGCTTTTTCCTGCTCGCAGTTGTGCGAGTTGATTGTTGTAGTCCTGTAATTTGTATTAGACATCAAGTTTTCCAAAGCAATTTCAATATTGGGAGTTTAAGCAGAGTGTTAACTTCAAAAGGGTGGTATCGTAACATGAAGATATCACCATAGTAAACATAAAATTCCATGCTTTAATTTTATACAAGTCAGGAAAAACAGGTAGGCTACTTTCATGCTGTAAGGAATCATGATGAATAGTTGGAGAAAACCCCTAAAAAAGTCAACTACGGAAGAACTACCCTCATCTTTGCCACACACATACAGAATTTCCAGAGACAGATGGTAAAGATGTTTCAGGATGGAGTCAGACCTGAAATGCTTTGGTGAGGTTGTAAACCCCTCGGTGATCAACTCTGAAGAGATCCCCAGTGATGGTAGAACGAGCAGTAGCACAATAGATTATTTTGTTACAACCTTCCACAGCAGCCTTGACTGTCAAAGGATCACCCACATCCCCAGTCACAACCTCTACTGACCTTGGAAGCATGTTCACCACTTCCTCATCCGCCTTCCTCACTAGAGCCTGATGATCATGAATAACAATCAATGCCTTGATATCCTtttcatgaaaatttagatATCCCGGGaagaaaaattccaaattttccATAAGATTATTTTCTGTATATGTTGAGCGCATATGAAGAAAATCAGAGTTGGAGGCGTCTGGCATTAGACATCATCAAGGCTTCCTTTCtctaaatgaataaattagtAAAGGGAAATTATCAAAGCCTTTCCTGTATGAATCTTATTGGAATGCAATTTATTTATCCAATTCAActagaaatgaaagaaaagaatgtgACAAGGCAAATAAGGAAAACCTTGACAGTGTAACCCCTGAGCATGAGCTTGCGGACAACAATACGACCGATCCGGCTAGTTGCTCCGACGACGAGCACGGTGGTATTCTGAGCCCCAGGAACGGCAAACTCGCACATGGGACCTTCCCTGATGAGGAGGGCGTCGAGGGCGTCCCTGTCATCAGCTCGAGTAGTCCTGGAAATCTGCCCCAACCCTGAGAACTTCCTCCACACCTCATCAAACAGCTGCCTCGACCTCCGCCCCAGTCCCACCGGGTTCACATCATCCAAGCTGAGCGAAACCGGCGGCTGCTGTTGTACTTGCACTGTTTCAGCTTCGTTATCGCCGCCGCTATTGTCATCCTCTGCAGAAGCCCTGGGGAGCAAGAACTGATGGCCATGGCGGCTCTTTTGGGCGGCGGTGAATCCGGTGGTGTAGCCGTAGAAAGTGGACTTGGGGTGGGAGACGGTTCCGAGAAAAGTGGACGGAATTCTCGGGTGTTTACTACCATGGTGATGGTAATGACACGTGTTGCTGAAAATGGCACGTGTTGCCGCTGCAGTTGCAGCCATGGTGTTGCTGCTGACGAATTCTCAACCGAGAAGTGAGacttgttttaaataaatatagaatATATAAACCAAAACAATTTACAAGGCAAGTGGATAATTCAATTCAGGATGAcgaacattttcttttttttcttttttctttttttttgagtaaaaaagaaaaatgcaagtGTAGAGACTAGAGAGGGAGAAGGAATGTCGACCACAGAAAGAGATTTGTGGTTTCAAACACAGGGAAAAGagtgaagagaaagagaaaaagagattgcGCGTGCGCCACGTAGAGTGTCCAATTTCCACTCGTTCACTTTCATAAaaatattcatgtttttttGAGTGGATTAAAATATGCCACTAAAGACGAGATTAATTAATTCTTTCGTTCTGaccaatcattttttattattattattttgagtatTTGCGCTTATAAATAATTGCCTAGGCAAACaataaatagcatttttttttttttttttctaataaaaagagGGAAAGGTTACAAAGGAGAATCTTTCCCATTCTTGATCTGATGGAAGATAGAATGGGGGATAATAGCATTTGTGACAATGAAAGAGTATATGAAAGAGTAATGCTCAAAGAGAAAATTCATATTTCTATTCTATTATACAATGCTAATGTGACAATAGctatgatcttttttttttcttttttttttttttctttttttatagttattttatattaatatttatgttgtaaataaaattaagatttataagttaataaaatatgattgaatgaaaatgtAAGAAATGTTTGTTGATTTTTCGGAAGcaccaaacacccaaaaaatgatttttcggAATCATTTTCCAGCTCAAAAcattttctacaaaaaaaaaaagaagtccgCTGCTTTTAGCACAACGAAGAATACAATGAATTTTCTCTCTGCAGCAGCCTATATATAAAAGtacaaatgaaaaaggaaaaaataaaacagcaaaaaaaaaaatgagagtatCAATCAAAATGAATTGCTATTTGCTGCAGTGTTGGATATGCTCTActtatttttttccatctttaAATAACACATTCTACAAAAACGGCCAATATAATAAcgaaagattaataaaaaaaagaaaaaagagggctTTGAAACTAAACTCCCTCTTACATTCCTTTGTAAGAAAATATTCTTTCTAGAAAGATTAGAACAATTATACTACAGCTTGCCACCCAAAGGAAAAGGATGGCATTCTTACAGAATACAAGCGGAttgtaaaatcaaagaatcaccaaATTGAGGCGCATCCCgaggaggaggagcagcagCAGCACCGTTAGCGGTCGTTgttgaagaggaggaggaggaagaagagggcAGCAGCTCCCATGAATAAACACTTTCACTTGCTCCGGGAGAATTTGAGAGGCCgtggatcatcatcatcaccatatCTAAAtgaaaccaaagaaaaaagaaagaatatttttttccctaaacAAGTGAATTATCAACCAATCTGCTGTGTTTTGTTCAACCACTTTCGCCCATCACTGCCTTTAAGTTTCTTCCCAGCAATGAATGTCTTAAGTGGAGGCACAAAACTATGGTCTACTACCTCCCCTATCTCTCAAGGGCTTTTCTTCAAAACTCCATTATCACCCACTATATACACAAATTGGTCACCCAGCATTGCTGGCAACCTCTGCAGCTCTCTGTCTCATCATCTCCATCACGGCAGCTCTTCGCCGTGAATCAGACTGCTGCTGTAGCCTCCTTAAGTGTTCTTTTAGATCTctgaacaaattaaaataatatatttatatattataaccTCAAAcataaaggagaaaaaagaaacaaacttcGACAACTAGTTTATCAATAAACCTGCAACGTGGTACGTGGCATTCAGATTCTTTGCAAGCTCGAGCATGAAGTTGAAGAAGATACCACATTTTCTTACAGAGAACACAACCACCAGATGCACGCATTTTGCATTGTATTCCATGGCGAAAAAGCCCCTTCACCTTACGACAATTAGGGTACTGGCAAAGTGCAGAACGACATTGTGATGCATGCACCAGAAGATCAAGCATCTTCCTAAGCTGCAATGTGAAATAAGCAACGACATCAGACCCAGTCTACAAAAGATGCAAGCATCTGCAAAACCTAGATAGTTATGAATGTCTTTCCTCAATATATGCACTGGGTGAGAAATTTTTAGTAATACAACTTCTTGCAAAGTCATttaaaaagaaacacaaaaactTACGATAATTAGACCCAAACACTCATGATAATTCTAACCACAGACGGAAGCAACGGGGTTTGGGGCTTTTTCAggcaaaagaaacaaagataaATTTTATCTGATAGAGCTACTAGGATTAATGTGATGCAGAAGAGAACCGCAATGATGCATGACAGGTTGCAATATTTACCAAAGGAGGTTATAAAACAGACAATCTTTAATTACAAGCAAGATAAATGATATGCAGCACCTGTACAACTCTTATTTGCCTTGCTTCTTTATTCTGAGCATCACGATCAGCCATGGATGGATGGTTTGTCAAATTATGAGGATGATCAATACCCCCATCCTTTTGATAACAAGCATTGCATACATCATAATCAGGGCAGATTTCACATCGCCAACCCTGACCAGTTTCAATGTCAAGATGACATATATTGCATGTTGTCACAAACGCAGGAGCAGTTGGATTATGAAGATGGTAAAGGACCATCATCGAGGAATGTTTAGCCCGGCGTAAGGTGTCATACTGATAATGATTTCCTTGACAAAGACTCAGAAATGCCTGTCTGGTATCAAAGAATTCACTCTCAAGAATCTCATCTTTATCCTTCGTATCAGCAGGTACATCAGTAGTTTCAACCTGCAGGATTGAAAAATGCAACACATTTCTCAGTTACAAATTTGCTAAAATCTCACTTTCAAAAATATGGTCAAAGAACTTACTGGATAGAGGGCATGTTTTTCCCGCTGATTCCTGGGATGTCTATCTCTTTCTTCACGTTTCTGTTCAATCTCATAACACCTGAGGATATATGCAAACAGAACTCATATGACGTCAATATAAAAAACCATATCAGGAACCACCATAATACATTAGATAACTTAACCAAGCTGGAATGCatacacacaccaaaaaaacagTGAGAAAAGAATAGAAGCATAGATAcgaattaaaaacaaaagtccCAACCATAAACTTGCAGGTTCAAAAGAATCAGAGGAAACTGCGGATTCAAATCAAGGAGCCaacaatgattaaaaaaatttgtgtaaaTCCtagtcacaaaaaaaaaaaaaaaagaagtgtgaTCAGCTTTCtcattacttatccaaaaaagaaaaaagttaattaatcaGCTAAAAATAAACCAAGACATTGAATTACTATCTTCTGCAAACAAAGTTATGAGCACCATATGGTCTAATTTCAAAACGACATTAGAAATGTGGAACATGAGTTTAGAAGTTTGAGCAAGATGACATtgagaaaacccaaaaagagaaaggaaaataCTCTTTTCACGTTCGAATTCATGCAAGAAACATCAGCTCACTTCCTAAAAGCCTCCAACGaaacaaaaattattcaaaaaaaaaaaaaaaaaaaaaaaaaaaaaaaaaaaaaaaaaaaaaaaaaaaaaaaaactcaataatacTAACAAAAACCAGCCTAATAAAATCCATAATTCAAAATTATGGACATGTGATGAAGAAACCTGTGAGAAAAGAACAAGTACTCCCAAGATTTGCTAGTTAGGCCAGAAAGTCCAGCTACAGGTTTTAGGGATG
It contains:
- the LOC132186166 gene encoding protein HIGH CHLOROPHYLL FLUORESCENCE PHENOTYPE 173, chloroplastic is translated as MAATAAATRAIFSNTCHYHHHGSKHPRIPSTFLGTVSHPKSTFYGYTTGFTAAQKSRHGHQFLLPRASAEDDNSGGDNEAETVQVQQQPPVSLSLDDVNPVGLGRRSRQLFDEVWRKFSGLGQISRTTRADDRDALDALLIREGPMCEFAVPGAQNTTVLVVGATSRIGRIVVRKLMLRGYTVKALVRKADEEVVNMLPRSVEVVTGDVGDPLTVKAAVEGCNKIIYCATARSTITGDLFRVDHRGVYNLTKAFQDYNNQLAQLRAGKSSKSKLLLAKFKSADALSGWEVRQGTYFQDVVAAKYDGGMDAKFEYTETGEAVFSGYVFTRGGYVELSKKLALPLGRTLDRYEGLVLSVGGNGRSYILILEAGPSADTTQSKLYFARFSTKAGFCRVRVPFSSFRPVKPDDPPLDPFLVHTLTIRFEPRRQRPIEGPMGMKQDPRSFKLIFEYIKATPTGQETDFILVSCTGLGIEPTRREQVLKAKRAGEDSLRRSGLGYTIIRPGPLKEEPGGQRALIFDQGNRISQGISCADVADICVKALHDSTARNKSFDVCYEYVAEQGRELYELVAHLPDKANNYLTPALSALEKNT